Genomic DNA from Solanum pennellii chromosome 3, SPENNV200:
gcagcaacacatgtgcaagaacattttcaacacatgtgcaagcacatgtagaAGAGACCAAGAGACCAAGCCTCAACGAATTTGGTTATGGCGGTTAGGGGCAGGAGCGTGCACGGGTAAAGCCATGTGGGGCCTAGCTTCCTAACAAACTCTAGGCTATAACTAACTTATCTATaatctaactaacctaggattaacaaaattaaactaactagtgtaccCGAAATCCTAAAATCTAACCGAGTGACACTAGCCGgataactaactaaagaaacatcctagtaccaaACCTAAGATGGTCCAAAGAGGTTGgattatggtcctagtgacttaagggtactttagtaattatcctaggtcacttaattaaattataaacataattaattaattaaaaattgacgATCAAGCGAGACACCTTAGCACATTTTtagatttggctaagtcaaatgctctcctatttttagtcaatttaggagggatatttttgtaattagctaattaattatttaattaagttaattatactatgttgaattagtcaatattcagttcctaagacttagattCATGTTTAACTAGGTAAGAAAGCTCACAACTCAAAAACAGTAACAAACGTATGAAAAACAGTGAACAattctccttaggcgatttcaaggcaattcttcaagatttttcctGCAAAGTACGGGTTGATATTCGTAGATTCAATTATACAGTAATGTAtgagttttctctcttggattcctttccccaagaggcttttcaaacgttttgaattcaagaaaaccgAAACTAGGTTTGTTCCCAATGAGATTTTTGAATGTTTATCTCCCTACTTCTCCCTATTTtcgattctagtagtatgtataatgcaaatctctagcatgttgttggtatgtggtgctaacttatcattatgtgtaggtttctatTATTTGATAttgtcgaatgagacctatatGTTAGATCCGTATGATTACACTATTATTTGCATGAGATAAGAAATGTTTTATTGCCAACTGTGTTTGAGAAGATGAACTTTTTAAAAGTCggcttgcttaaaatgatgagattactatagtatatacatgaagttaatcgACTTGGCTAATGATAATCTCATGACAAGtttttagtgaaagtttggtttatgacAATAAATTGActtacaatattatttccaaaatatgtaatataattgGCCATTGAAAAATCCATACCAATCTTATATGGCCAACGTAAAGTATGATGTTCttgtaaggccaaatacatgttaaagtaTGACAGGACAAGTTGTAACTTAATGAACTCATAACCAAGGGTACACCAATGATTGGGaaaagtcccaacataccctatataaatgaacttgtgaacatagtagAACGTTGAATAAGTCCTTACAACATTCATAAAGACTACCTAATAATGTTGAACAAGATAAGATTAGCaatgaaataacataaaagctTATGAGTCATGAAATTTACCTAGAATGGGGCGTTAAAAGAAgtagacaagtctcacttgcacctaaacaattatgttaaagatactcacataagagagCGTTggaaatcgtgagacaagtatCATTCAGACCATAATGATAATGCAAGATTCAAGTTCACATTaaacaagtaaagaaagggatgacaagtcatccattgaggtaagcatacctcatactagaagcaagcctccataatgtaTGAGacaactctaaaagttgtaaagtatgataaatttaACAAAGCACCAATAGACTAGCAATAAGATTGTCAAAGCACACGTAAGCCTCATGATATGAGAcaaccaccaaggtggataagggtctcaaaaatctcctagtctttgaactacgTTGCAAGCACaggttactagctagtggatccacctaagaaagctaggaagtattcggtttcactttggttggtgaaccacctcttttcagtgtggggaagacactggttTTGatgttaactcacatgatctatgtcggttaaatgctaGTATTCAGTTTCACTTTAGTCGGTGCACCACCACCTTTTAGTGTTgggaagacactagatttcatgttagctcacatgatttatgttagtttaatgctaaagatttcataaagaatgtatgaaagaaagaaagaaagaaagaaaagtatGTACAAAGTGAACATGAAATCAAAGAAGAACatatgtaagttcaaagtgaactaagtaaacAAAAGCATAAGTAAATCAAATTACCAGtttttgataagaatgaagttacAGTTGTTgacttatgccaataaagggagaAAAACATAATGGCTTATCAATGCCACATAATCATTATAtcatgaaaatgataaaataattggCATAGCCAGTAGtctttatattatgaaaattatcaaataatagacatagccaataatctttatatcatgcaaatgatcaaataatgggcatagccaataatctttatatCATTCAAATGATCAAATTATGGGCATAGACAATAATCTTTGTATTATgtaaatgatcaaataattggcatagccaataaagattggatTATAAAGAcatcatgcccaatttaacaagaacggaaagaataacttgtaagtagggtagtcaaatcatttccttagtcttttggattacttacttgattcattgtaggaatgagactataatgaatcattgcactcgtaagtaaaacataggatcaaaggatatcattgaactacacaacaaaaagaagaaaagactaaaaataaactaaggctgGTGGGAAGACCTTTCGGCCTAAGGGGaagcaaaaatataaaattttgctcgagttgttctaaaattatgttcatgatcccaaggtcttatgttcatgtagaaaatgagttgtgtgattTAAAAGCATggaaatatgtcatattcatagcatgattcataaataacgaattaggaatgTAAAGTGACTTTTTCAGtttccaaaaatggcatgttgctataggaagaggTTTCCTTGATCGTGCATAGTGCTCGTGTGTTTATGTGCagacacccatacttagtacaagtgtgtaatgACGcttatactattactatttttaaatGCGCAGGTCCTTGAAAAAGATTGAAGATTCGCTTGAAGTTGTTTTAATTAGTACCTCCAGacattggtaggtcctcttgagttcgaggatgcctacactttatattctagctttagtagattagacataactagtggatgttgtccctagtgtttctattcaaatatttgttcaagCTTTTATATTTATGTCGGTTTGGCAACTATTATTATTACGAATTCatcatttcaattgttcaatctaTTAATAgttggttgtttagtttgagctaTTACTATATCAATCTTATGCATAAATTATATGAAttctaagtacacttcagtaagttaaaaagttttaatttttccactacatttaattgtatgattgtgatgaaatctACGAAGAGGCTTatctacgacctctgagaggttaactacgccggtctcatctacggtctaaacccggatgtgacatgctcactgtaaaattttttgaaatttgactaattgattctttggtctaaTATTGTTGTAATGTGGCTATAACtaatgtatatgagcatgatattgaatataaaaagtttttttgCCAATCTTAAAagcaatgtcaacgtcaatgtcaacgttaatagcaatgtcaacgtcaatgtcaacggctatgtcaatgtcaacatcaacattaatgtcaacgtgaacatcaattggaacatcaacatcaatgacaacatcaacgtcaacgtgaatgtcaagtCGAACATtaatatcaatgtcaatgtaagcAAAAACATCAATGTCATCATgaacgtaaacatcaacgtgaacatcaatgtcaacataaacctCAACATGCTCGTAAAAGAAATGTGATCATCTACGTCAAAGTAAGCATGAAcgtatatataaacataaacataaaggtcaatattaatattaatttcaacatgaacgtcaacataaacatgaaagtcaacgtaaatgtcaatgtaaacatgaatgtcaatgtgaatgtcaaggTGAACGTtaacataaacgtcaacgtcAGTGTGATCTTAAGCATTAACATTAACGTTAACAATATCTATGTCAACGTCAAcctgaacgtcaatgtaaacgtacACATCAgcatgaatgtcaatgtaaacgtcagtGTGCACATCAATGttaacataaacgtcaatgtcaacatcaacatgaacagcAATGCAAATGTCAACGTCTACGTGAATATAAACGTACAAAAGTgaacgtaaatgtcaatgttaacatcaTTATGAACGTTAATATGAATGTTAATGTAAATGAGCATGTAAACATTAACcggtcaacataaacgtcaacgtgaacgtccacatcaacataaacgtcaaggTCAATGTCGATGTCAaggtcaacatcaacatcaacatcaatgccAATGTTAACGTCAAAATCAACGTGAATATCAACAtaaacgtgaacatcaatgtaaatctCAGattgaatgtcaacataaacatcaacgttAAAGttaatgtaaacgtcaatgtcaatgtgaacgtcaacatcaatgtgaacttcaacataaacatcaatatgaacgtcaacatgaacgtcaacgtgaaccTCAACGTCATCGTCATCGTGAAAATCAACGTCAATTCGAATGTCAATATGAATGTAAACGcgaacatcaaaatcaatgtcaacgtcaatgtaaacatcaacgtgcACTCGAACATAAATGgcaacgtgaacgtgaacattAATGTGAACTTCAACGTGAGTGGCTacttgaacatcaacatgaatgtcaacatgaacgtcaatataaacatcaacatgaacatcaacaaaaaagttaatgtcaatgtcaacgtgaaagtcaatgtcaacgtcaacgtaatCACCAACGTTAATGTCAACGTgtatgtcaacgtgaacgtgaattTCAAAGTGAATGTTAATGTCAACGTCAGcatcaatgtaaacataaatGTAAGCATgaacataaatgtcaacgttaatgtgaacgtcaacataaacgtcatcgcgaacgtcaatgtgaacttgaatgtcaatgtgaacatcaacatgatcATCGacttgaacatcaacgtgaacttaatgtaaacgtcaatgtgaacatcaacgtcaatgtgaacgtcattGTTCACATGaacgtcaatatgaacatcaacatagacgtcaacatcaatgaacgtacacatcaacataaacgtcggcatcaacgtgaacattaacatcaacataaacctCAACATGCTGGTAAACACAAATGTGatcgtcaacgtcaatgtaaacgtgaaTGTAAATATCCACTTAAATATAAACGTCAATGTGAGTATCAATGTCAGCATGAACATCAGCGTaaatatgaacatgaacataaacgtcaactttaatgtgaacgttaatgtgAATGTCAAGGTGAACtttaacgtcaacatcaatgtaaacattaGCGTGAACGTTAATGTATACGTGTGTGTGAACGTCAACGTTAATGTCaatatcaacgtgaacgtcaatgcaaatgtcaatgtgaatgtaaatgtcaacgtgaatgtcaacatcattgtcaacgtcaacgtcaatgtgaatgtcaacgtaaacatcaTTATGAACGTTAACATGAATGTCAGCATGAACATCAATGCAAACCAGCACATCAATATCAATGgcaacatcaacattaacgtcaaaatcaacatcaatgtcaacgtcaatttGATCCTCAATGTCAATGTCATCTTAAACGTCAACGAAAATGTCCATGTGAaaatcaatgtcaacgtcaatgttaatgtgaacgtcaacatcacatcaacatcaatgtaaacgtcaatgttaatgtaATCATTTATGTCTAAATCAtcgtcaacgtgaatgtcaatgccTACATTAACATCAagtaaacgtcaatgtgaacgtcaacatgcacgtgagcataaacatcaatgtgaatgtctaTGTGAACGTTAACATGAAtgtaaacatgaacgtcaatgtgaacaccAACATGAACGTTAACATAAATTtcaatgtgaatgttaacgtgaaagtcaatgtaaacatccacaggaatgtcaatatgaatgttaatgtgaatgtcaacgtaaagatgaacgtcaatgtgaacgtgaatgtcaacgtgaatgtacatgtcaacgtgaacatagATATGAACATCAATTTCAACGTCTATATAATTGTCAATGTCAATTGAACGTCAAAGTGAACATTaaagtcaacatcaacatcaacgtaaaaGTAAATATCAGCAAGAACATAAATGTAGAtgttaatgtgaacgtcaacataaacatcaccgtgaactttaatgtaaacatgaatgttaatgtgaacatcaatgtgaacatcgGCGTGcacgtcaatgtaaacattaatatgaacatcaacctcaatgtaaatgtcaacattcatgtaaacataaacatgaacgtcaatgtgaacgtcaaagTACATGTAAATGTCAatcaataacatcatcatcaacataaacatcaacgttaacgtgaacatcaatataaacataaacCTCAACATGTTGGTAAAAGCAAATGTGaccatcaacatcaatgttaacgttaacataaatatcaacgtaaacatgaacatcaatgtgaacatcaatgtaaatatgACTagcaacgtgaacgtcaacatcaacatcaacgtcactATGAACATCAGCGTTAACgacaacatcaatgtgaacctCAATGTCTATGTCAACGTAAATCTAAACGTCAAGATAAACTTAAACGTcagtgtgaacgtcaatgtataTGTTAACATCAACAAAAATGTTAATTTAAACATGAAAGTTAGCATCAACGTCCACGTcaaaataaacatcaacatcaattatAACATGAATgggaatgtcaacgtgaacgtgaacatcaacatcaacgtgaacatgaaTATCAACGTAAACGTTAATGTaaatgtaaatgtgaatgttaacatcaacgtcaacatcacaTCAAAGTAAATGTAAATGTTAGTGTGAACACCAACGTCaaagtcaacatcaatgtgaatgtcaaaaaaaacatataagaaaatgagaacatcaacataaacgtaaacgtcagcgtcaatgtgaacgtcaacatcaacgtcaatgtgaacgttaatgtAAATGTGACagtcaatatgaacatcaacgtctacgtcaatgtcaacgtNTCTTCTGTATTGTATCCTTGTAGTTTTCTCCTTGTATCCTTGTAACATGTTTGTGTGAACGTTAATGTAAATGTGACagtcaatatgaacatcaacgtctacgtcaatgtcaacgtgaatgtgaatgtcaacgtgtaCGCCAACATCAACGTAAAAGTCAACCTCAACATTAGAGTCAAAGTCAACGTGATTGTCAACGTGTGTGAATGTTAacttgaacgtcaatgtaaaagtaaatgtcAACGTGGTCGTAAATATGAACGGGATCGTCAAAGTCAATGTAAagatgaacgtcaatgtgaacatcaacgtcaatgtgaaagTGACCTTGAAGGTCAATGTAAATGTtaacgtcaacatgaacattaatgtcaatttcaacgtcaatgtcaatttaaacatcaatatgaacgtgaacgtcaatgtgaacatttACGTGAACATGAAAGTCAAACTCAATATGAACGTGAACATGAACTAAATTTttacgtcaatgtgaatgttaacgtgaacatgaatgtaaaagtcaatgtgaacgtgaacatgaacgtaAATATGTACGACAATGTGAATgtttaattcaacatcaatgtaCACGTCAATGTTAGTGTGAACGTAATGTTAATGTCAATGTtaatatgaacatcaatgtcaatgtcaacgtgaacatgaatgtcaatgtacATGTATACATCAGCGAGAACGTGAATGTAAACTTCAGCGTCAACATCGACGTAAACATCACACTGAACATGAACGTTAAAGGCAACTTGAACAACaccgtcaacatcaatgtcaatgtgaatgtcaacataaacgttaacgttaacgtgaatgtgaacgtcaatgtcgaCATAAATGTGAaagtgaacatcaatgtcaacgtcaacataaatgtcaaggtgaatgtcaatgtcaatagaaacatcaacatcaatgtaaacgtaAATGGCAACGACAATacaaatatcaacatcaacgtaaacatTTACTAGAATGTCAACGTCATCATTAACGTCAGCGTGACcttgaacgtcaacgtgaatgttaatATCAATATCAGCGTCAGCAAAAACATAAATGTCagcatgaacgtcaatgtcaacatgaacatcaacgtcattatgaacatcaatgtcaatataAACCTCAACATGCTGGTAAAAACAAATGTGAtcgtcaacgtcaacataaacataaacgaatacatcaacataaatataaaggtcaatgtgaatatcaatgtcaacatgaacgtcaacgtaaatgtgaaagtcgacgtcaacgtcaacgtaaacgtgaacgtcaatgtgaatgtcaagtTGAACATtaatgtaaacgtcaacgtcAGTATGAACGTCAGcttcaacatcaacgtcaatgtgaacgtcaatgtctaGGTCACCGTAAAcctgaacgtcaacataaatataaacattagCGTGAACCTCAACATAAACATTagtgtgaatgtcaacgtcaacgtcaatatcaatgtcaaaGTGAACATCAACTTCAATACTATTGTCAACATCTACGTGAATGTAAACGCCAaagtgaacgtcaatgtcaatgacAACATCATTgtgaatgttaatgtgaacgtgaacatgaatgtcaatgaAAAATTGCACGTCAAAGTCAATcggtcaacataaacgtcaatttCAATGTGCACATCAACGTTaacgtcaatatcaacatcCACATCAaggtaaacatcaacatcaacatcaatgtcaacgttaaaatcaaaattaatgtcaataatcaacgtgaacatcaatgtaaatgttaGCTTGAACTTTGCCGTAAAAgtcaatatcaacgtcaacgtcaatgtcaacatcaacatagacGTCAATTGTGAACATGAACCTGAATCTCAACGTCATCGTTCACGGgaacgtgaa
This window encodes:
- the LOC107013342 gene encoding uncharacterized protein LOC107013342, whose protein sequence is MTLRFRFMFTIDVYVDVDIDVDVDIDFYDVDNSIEVDVHFDIDIDVDVDIHTNVYVEVHANVYIYVDVQVYGDLDIDVHIDVDVEADVHTDVDVYINVQLDIHIDVHCDVYVDVDAEVYIHVLADVYMYIDIHVHVDIDIDIYVDIDIEVHIDVVVNADVHSDVDVDVDVHVANDIDIEDQIDVDIDVDFDVNVDVAIDIDVLIYIDVHVYVDIHVDFDVNIDVDICIAVHVDVDIDVYVNIDVHTDVYIDIHADVYVYIDVQVDVDIDIVNVNVNA